The genomic DNA GAATTGTTGGAGTTCAGCTTTAGTGCGTTTTGTATCAGAACTATCTTGACCTACAAAATCGACATGATCCCAATCATGTTTAGTTGGTGTCACTTGCCAAATACCTTTTTGGTTTTTGTCGGTAGCTTGTGTGTAGGCTTGATTAAATGGATGTTGAGATGAAATCACAGATACTAAGCCATCGTTTTCTCTCCATTCTTTTTCATTGGCTTTACCGATAACATTGGCAGTTAATGTAAATGGGAAGAATAAATTTAAATCTGCTTTTTGACGACCAAATAGTGACGCATGTGTTGATTCTCCAGTGTAAGTTTTGTACACAATATTTGGGTTTAGTGAGGTATTTCGATTAAGATTTGTGGCCCCCTCACGTGTTAAATCATAGAAACCATTGTCTTGTGTTTGCCATAATTTAGAATTTTTAACGCGTTTGGCATAGTCGATATACGATTCATTAGGTTGCTGTTTTAGACCCCATTGAGACAGACCGAAGTCTACACGAGAATCTTTGTTACCAAGTACTTTTCCTGCATCAAAGACAACTTGACGGATAAGCGCCTCATTACCTAGTAGATCAGATGCATGTGTGCCATTATGAGGTGTGCCTAGCGTTGAAATCGAAGAAATCATATTATCATGTTGTCCTTGATATAAAGGTGAGATATCGCCACCATGTGCTTTCTGATACTCCTGTTCTTCTTTATTTCCATTTCTTAATAATGCTTCTAATTGGCGAATGGTTTGTCCGCCCATACTATGACCGACGAGATGGACTTTTTGACCTGGTTGCCAATCCTTGTATACACCTTCATATGTTTTTCCGTAGCGTGCATGACCATATTTCGCAGCGTGTGCAGCACCGTAATCTACCGTACCACCTTTAATATAATAATAAAGTTCGACAGCGCGATCATAGTTACTACCAAAGGCACTGATGCTTGCTTCATATGCTTTATAACCATTTTCTTCTAAATCTTGACGGATATTTAATTTATCGCCACCCCAATAGTGTGAAAGTACAGATGGATTAATATCATCTGTGAAACCATTAAATCCATGTACAAGGATAATAGGATCTTGGTTTTTATATTGTGTTTGTTTCGCAACTTTATTTGTTTGATCTTTCGTTCCAGTTGCCGCTTGAGTTTTAGATTGATTATTTGTCGTTGCTACTGAATTATTTTTAAGCGTATTTAAGCCTGATTGTTTATCTTTATCATGTTTAGGTGACTTGCCATTATCTAAAGTAGGACTCATTTGTTCATCCAGCACAATATGATTATTATTATTAATGCTTGTATTGCGTGTAGTGCTTGCTTCAGATGTTGTAGCTTCTTTTTGAGTTAATGTTTGTTGTTGTGTTGGTGATGTTACTTTAGATGTTTCATGATGATTATCATTCATATGTTGAGAGTGAACTTGTTGATGATTGACAGTCGATTTATTTGAAGGTTGTGCTTGTGTTTGAGTTGATTGTTGTCGTACCGTTGATTGGTTTTTATTTAGATGCGTTACATTTGAAGGTGTAGAAGGTACTTTAGCCTTCGTTGCATCTGAATGTTTATTATCAGTCTTGTCTTTTTTATCTTCGACTGTCTTATTAGTTATTGTTTGAGTTGGTGTGGTTACTTGCTTAGTAGAATTGTCTTTATCAGAAACTGTCTCAGTTGATTGTGTTGATGGTTCTTTATGTTGTGACGCACTTGTATTTTGAGTTGATGTTTCTTCAGTAGTAGTTGGTTTAGAAGTCGATGCTTCTTGTGGCGTGACGTTATGTGCAGTTGGATTTGACTCAGGTTGTGACTGTTTTACATTCGAAGTTGAATGCGCAGTTGTTGTCGATGGTTGTTGGTTTGTTTTTTCAGATGTTGAATGTGTTTCATCC from Staphylococcus taiwanensis includes the following:
- a CDS encoding YSIRK-type signal peptide-containing protein (The YSIRK form of extended signal peptide directs nascent proteins to the cross-wall site, while signal peptides lacking YSIRK direct proteins instead to the cell pole. A large fraction of YSIRK proteins are surface proteins anchored by sortase-mediated processing of a C-terminal LPXTG motif.); the protein is MKTRENRFSIRKLSVGASSIVVATLLFMGGGSAQAAEKQQEVGTPDAASAQSIGDNKDQATQEGHVQPTEQAKSHTSQTENENHAQTRLHNENNLSDVSKTDETHSTSEKTNQQPSTTTAHSTSNVKQSQPESNPTAHNVTPQEASTSKPTTTEETSTQNTSASQHKEPSTQSTETVSDKDNSTKQVTTPTQTITNKTVEDKKDKTDNKHSDATKAKVPSTPSNVTHLNKNQSTVRQQSTQTQAQPSNKSTVNHQQVHSQHMNDNHHETSKVTSPTQQQTLTQKEATTSEASTTRNTSINNNNHIVLDEQMSPTLDNGKSPKHDKDKQSGLNTLKNNSVATTNNQSKTQAATGTKDQTNKVAKQTQYKNQDPIILVHGFNGFTDDINPSVLSHYWGGDKLNIRQDLEENGYKAYEASISAFGSNYDRAVELYYYIKGGTVDYGAAHAAKYGHARYGKTYEGVYKDWQPGQKVHLVGHSMGGQTIRQLEALLRNGNKEEQEYQKAHGGDISPLYQGQHDNMISSISTLGTPHNGTHASDLLGNEALIRQVVFDAGKVLGNKDSRVDFGLSQWGLKQQPNESYIDYAKRVKNSKLWQTQDNGFYDLTREGATNLNRNTSLNPNIVYKTYTGESTHASLFGRQKADLNLFFPFTLTANVIGKANEKEWRENDGLVSVISSQHPFNQAYTQATDKNQKGIWQVTPTKHDWDHVDFVGQDSSDTKRTKAELQQFWHGLADDLVQSETLTRNA